GGGCCGCGGGGAGCTCGGGGCGAAGGGAGCGGAGGGGCTCGGGCTCCGTGAAGAGGATCTTTCCCAGCGCGGCGACGAAGTGGGGAGCGGAGAAGGGCGGCTTGCCGGTGAGGCACTCGTAGAGGACGCAGCCCAGGGAGAAGATGTCCGCGCTGGCGGTGAGCTGGGCCTGGGAGGAGACCTGCTCCGGAGCCATGTACCCCGGAGTGCCGATCACCATCTGGCTGGCGGTGAGCGCCACGGAGGGCACCGTGTGCCGTGCCAGGCCGAAGTCCAGCAGGACCACGTCCTCGGTGCGCCCGTGGCGCAGGAAGAGGTTGGAGGGCTTGAGGTCCCTGTGGATGATGCCACGCTGGTGGGCCAGGGTGAGCGCCTGCGCCGTCTGCCGCAGCAGGGCCAGGGACTCCTCGAGGCTCAGGGGCTGGCGCGCGAGGCGCTGGGCCAGATCTTCCCCCTGCAGCCACTCCATGGCGATGAAGGGCCTGCCATCGGGAGTGGCGCCATGGGCGATGTAGGAGACGATGCCCGGGTGGCGCAATTCGGCCAGGACGGCGGCCTCGCGGGAGAAGCGCTGGAGGGCCTCGGTGCTGTCGACGTGGAGCAGCTTGAGCGCCACGGGCTGGCCGGTGAGCGAGTCCCGGGCCCGGTAGATGGAGCCCATGCCGCCACGGCCCACGAGCGCCTCGAGGCTGAAGCGGCTGGCCAGGACGGTGCCCGCGGGGAGGGTGGCCGCCTGGGGCGGGGAGGGCGCGGGCTGAGGCGGAGGAAGCAGGGGGCTGTTCATGTCCATGCGCAGCCGTGCGTGTGGCCACCACGCGGCTGCGGAGACTTCGCCACGCAGCCATCGGCGCCGAGCCTGCCTAGCACACGTGCCCGACGCCCTGGCCGGAATCCGGCGCCCGGCAAGGCAGGCGCTCAGGGAGCGGGCTGCCGGGCTGACGGATGAGGGGCTGGTGTCTGTGTCACCTCAGGAGGAGTCTGGCCCACCTGGGGCCCGTGCCTCACTCCGTTACGATTGTAACGGACCTGGCAGCCAGGCGGACGGAGGGACGCGGATGTCGTCGCAGGGCACGCAGGTGTCGGAGCACCTCCCCCTTCCACTGCATCCGCCCGCCCGCCTCACGCACGAGTTCTACCGCGACGAGCGGTGCCTCGGACTCGAGCCGGACGGCCACGTCGAGCAGCAGCTCCGCGGGACACTCCATGCCCGGGAGCTTCAGTGAGGCACTGACAGCCGCCTCGAGCGCCGCCAGGAAGTGGGGTTCATCACGAGCCTCCAACGCCAGCTTGCTCAGCACCTCCGCCGTTGCCGATGAGTCCTTCCAGGCGAGGGGAAGGACGCGGAGCCGGGCGGACAGGGGCCACAGCGACGGATCCGGGGCGAGCGCGTGTGCCACCTCGGCGAGGCGGGGACGCAGGCTCAGCAGTTCCGGGCGAGGCAGGAGCAGCAATGCCTCGATGAGCTTCCGCAGGCGCTGGAGCGCGGGAAGATCCCTCTCGGGTCCGGCCTCCTGCTCCTCCAGTACGGGCGCGGAGACGAGCGCCGACGCGCAGGCCACCACGTGCTCGAAGCCGCGTCCATCGCGTGTCACCTTCACCAGGGCGGTGACGGCCTGTTCCCACCCGATGCGACGGGAGAGATCCTGGATGCGAGCCGCCGCGGCCCGAGCAATCCGCTCCTCGCTGCCCACGGTCCAGGCGTCCAATATCTCGAAGATCCGCTGCTGCACCGCGGGGGCTGGATGCTCCGCCAGCTGGAGGAGGAGCGTGGCATAGCGCGGGCGCAGTCGCGGGGGGAGGGACGCGGGGAGCTGATCGAGGAGGCTCTCGGCCACGAACACGTCCGGGCTTCGAGCCATGGCCTCCACGATTTCCCAGGAGGACTCCTCCGTCGCCAGGAGCTGGCGCGCGGAGTGCCCCACGGCGATACGCACGTCCCGGTGGAGCTGGGGGCAATCCCACTGTTGGCGAAGCAACGCCAGCGCGCGGGCTCCAGGCAGCGTCGCGAGCAGCCGCACCACCTCCTTGCGCACCGTCACCTTGAGGCGGTCGCGAGCGAGCAGCTCGGACAGTGTGGAGAAGCGGGTCGCCACGGGCAGCTGCCGCAGCACCTGGGAAGCCGCGGACATGGCCACCGGGGCCCGCTCTCCGTCCAGGTGCTCCAGGAGGAGCGGGAGCGAGGCGGCGGGTTGATCCAGCCGCGCGAGTGCCCCCAGTGTGGCCTCCACCGTGGGAACGTCTCGCTCCTCGAGGAAGGGCTGGAGGTCTCTGGGCGTCACCACGGGGAGACAGGACAGGATGCGCAGCACCGGCGTCCGTTTCCAGTCGATGTCCACCTCGCCACGCACGACGCGCAGGAGGTAATCGCGGTAACGGGCCTGCTGCCGAGGCAGCAATCGATGGAACCCATGCTCGAGGTGCGGCATCCAGCCCTTGCCGTCCGTGCCGAAGCGGCCTCCCAGCGGGCCGCCGTCGAGATAGGAGTCCAGCCACTCCTGGCGATGCCGGTGGAGATGCTCGAGGACCCTGGGCAGCTGGATGGCCGACGCATCCCGCGCCAGCATCTTGCGCACGCGCTGGTCCCGAAGCCGGGACGGCCTCAGCCAGAGCTGGCTGGCTCGGTACGTATCCCATCCGGACCCCGACTCGGTGATGGATTCGAGCATGGCCTGGAGCATGTCCATGTTCCCAGTGCGCTGGCGGAGCACCTCGCACATGGAGTACAGGAGCTCGTAGCGCTGCTCCTGTCCCAGGGCGCGAAGCCTGGGGAGCAGGGCGGCGAAGAGGTGATGCTCTCCTCCTCGGGGCGGCTGGACGGAGGGGCAGAGGTCGATGCCGTCAGTCCGGCTGGGAAGCCTTTCCAGAATGGTCAGGGCGAACTGGATGAGGGCGCCCCGATGATCCATGAAGTGGGCGCGGATGAGGGAGTGGGCCAGCGTCAGCAGCAACTTCAGGATGGCACTCGAGGTGTCCCGGGCCTCGAGCGTGTGGGTCACCAGCGAATCCAGGAGGGGAATGTGCTCGGGCGTGAAAAGGGAGCCCGGCACTCGGGCGAGCTCTCCGAGGACGTGACGGCGGACCGGCTCTTGTTCGTTCTCGAGACGCGACAGGTCCGACAGCGTCCGGGTCAGTCCCCGGCGGGACAGGGCCGTGCTGCGCACGAGGTGCCCGAGCGCGCTCGCGCGATCCTTGGCCCGGGGGGAGGCGGCTTGTTCGAGCAGCGGCTCGCGCGCGTGCTCGATGGTGCGGAAGGACAGCAAGCGGCTCCTCCACTCGGGACGCTCCTGGGCCTCGGGCAGACCGAGCAGGCGCACCACCTCGGCATCTCGCAGGGTGTCGGGCAGGACGGAGAGGAGTTCGTCGCTCGGATCTCGAGGGAGGGTGTCCTGGAAGGCGTGGGTGTAGAGAGCAGCTCGCTCGGAGGGAGGCGCCCAGCGCAGGAGCCAGACGAGCAGGTTCGGGTCGTCGCGAAGCGCGCGCGCGAGGGTGAGGCGCTGCGGCAAGGACAGGGCCCGTAGCGCATCGCGGAGCGCGCTCCGTCGCAGCACATATCCGTGCTCGTCCTTGCGGAAGGCGGGGTGGATGAGGAGCTGGAGGACCTGCTCCGGATGCTTGCGCATGAGTCCGGGCAAGCCCTTCATCACGAGACGGGGGAGCCATGACGGGACGTACTCGCGCACGAGCGTGAGCACCGCCTCGCTTCGGAGGATGAGCAGCTTCCTCAGGGGCACGCGCCAGGTGGAGAAGAGAGTGCCGCGTTCCGCCCTGGGGGTTTCGGCGAAGCGGGCCTGGATGAAGGCCGTCACCTCGTCCGTGTGGAGGCGCACCATCGTAGGCCAGGCCTGCACGGCATGAGCGAGCTCGGGCAGCAAGCGCCGCACGCCTTGCGCATCGATGGCGGGGAGCAGGAGGGCTGCCTCGAAGTCGCCGTGGTGCTCGCGGACATACGGGAGGAGCCGGGCCGCGAGCCCCGTGCGCCCGGCAAGCGCCACGCCCTTGAGCACCCGCCGACGAATCTGGGGAGACAGCTCGGGGAGTACACGCTCGAGGGCGGCATCGTCTCGGATGGCAGGGCCGGCGAAGCTGGCGGCGCGTATCCGCACCAGGCGCGAGGGGTGGGTGAGGCCACGGAGGAGCACGGCCTCGTCCTGGGCGGCGCGGGCCATGACCAGCGCCAGGGTTGCCTCGTAGGCATCCCCGGCCATCAGCTCCGCCATCAGCGCCGGGAGGGACGGGCTGCCTCGAGCATCGCGGCCGAGCGTGGCCGCTCTTGCGAGGCGTGCCCTGTATCCCAGTGAATCCAGCTCCCCCAACAGTGCGCTGCGCGTCGGAACCTGCAAGCGACCTCTCCCCGAGTGGATGCCGATGGAGCCGCCGCCTGGACGGACATCACCCGCGCGCCTGACATGCCGCGGCGCGTCTCTCAGGGCGTCTCACTGTTGCCTGCCTGCGTCAGGGCGGCCGGGACGGGCTGCCCCACCTCGCCGCAGAGCGCCTCGGCCTTCTTCAGCTCCTGCCGCAGCGCCTTGAGGTGGTTGCGGCTCTTCACCAGCGACTCGCGGCCCACCAGTCGGAAGGCCTCGTCGCGCCCCACCTGCAGCACCGCCTCGGCCAGCACGAAGCCTCGCAGGCTCTCGGCGAAGTCGATGTCGAGCGGGGCCCGCCGTCGCTGCGCCTCCTGCACGAAGGCTCGCGCCGCCTGGCTCATCGCCTCCACCAGCGTGCTCTGCTTCCCTCCTTCATAGGTGAGGGCCTGCTGGATGTGCGTCTCGCGCAGCTCCAGCTCCCGGGTGGCGCCTCCCTGCTGCACCAGGGCCAGCGTGTAGGCGCGGCGGATGATGTTGTCGAGCTGTCGCAGGTTGCCCGGCCAGGAGCCCTGCTCCAGTTGCTGCTCCGCGTCGGGGGCCAGCCGCACCACGCCCTCCGGGTTCTTCTCCCGGTGGTGGCGCGCCAGCATGTAGCGCGCCCAGGCGCCGATCTCGTCCCGCCGCTCGTCCAGGGAGGGCACCCGCACGGGCAGCACGTTGATGCGGTAGTACAGGTCCTCCCGGAACGTGCCTCGCCGGACCGCCTCGGGCAGGTCCGCGTTGGTGCCGATGATGAAGCGCACGTTGGCGCGGTGCTCGCTCGAGGCATCCCCGAGTGTGCGGTACGTGCGCTCCTCCAGCACGTGCAGCAGGCCCGCCTGCGCCTTGAGCGACAGCTTGTCGATCTCGTCGATGAACAGCGTGCCGCCATGGGCCCGCGCCAGGAAGCCCGGGTTGTCCCGCACGGCTCCCGTGAAGGCCCCCTTGCGCCAGCCGAAGAGCTCGCCCATCTGCAGCTCCTCGGGGACCATCGTCAGATCCATGCTCTCGAAGCGCCCCTGCCGGCGCGGCGAGCGCTCATGGCACCAGCGGGCCAGTCGGGACTTGCCGGCTCCGGTGGGGCCGCTGACCAGGAGCGTCTCCTCCTGCTGGGCGAAGATGCGCAGCACCCCCACCAGGCTGGCCATGGAGGCGCCGACCACGGGCAGGAACTCGTCTGTCTCCGGCGCGGCGCCCGGCTGCGGCGCGAGCCCCGAGAGGTAGGGCGCCGCCAGGTCCACCGCGAGCTGGAGCCGAGGGCCCATCTCCCGCCAGATGAACTCCTGGCCGAGCGCGGCCATGCAGTTGGCCTCCAGCGCGATCATCCCATCGATGCGCCCTCCGGCCATGCGCAGCGGCAGGACGCAGACGTGCGT
This DNA window, taken from Hyalangium gracile, encodes the following:
- a CDS encoding sigma-54-dependent transcriptional regulator translates to MSEELTSLVTGLHAARHFEQAALLTLRTLLLISEQGLEASRFARQGRLLRGVVHLRPADAYRRLAALEREAVEPWPPKEGSLLLADGPQVALLASASAWRAVVEHGCAVSIDVGLGTLQPHQESARSLAPARYTASFTQESQQRLLSREATHVCVLPLRMAGGRIDGMIALEANCMAALGQEFIWREMGPRLQLAVDLAAPYLSGLAPQPGAAPETDEFLPVVGASMASLVGVLRIFAQQEETLLVSGPTGAGKSRLARWCHERSPRRQGRFESMDLTMVPEELQMGELFGWRKGAFTGAVRDNPGFLARAHGGTLFIDEIDKLSLKAQAGLLHVLEERTYRTLGDASSEHRANVRFIIGTNADLPEAVRRGTFREDLYYRINVLPVRVPSLDERRDEIGAWARYMLARHHREKNPEGVVRLAPDAEQQLEQGSWPGNLRQLDNIIRRAYTLALVQQGGATRELELRETHIQQALTYEGGKQSTLVEAMSQAARAFVQEAQRRRAPLDIDFAESLRGFVLAEAVLQVGRDEAFRLVGRESLVKSRNHLKALRQELKKAEALCGEVGQPVPAALTQAGNSETP